From the genome of Nitrososphaera sp., one region includes:
- a CDS encoding TCP-1/cpn60 chaperonin family protein, with the protein MSIQQATAGGVPVLILKEGSSQTKGRDAQKNNITAAKLVAEIVKTSLGPRGMDKMLVDTLGDVTITNDG; encoded by the coding sequence CATACAACAAGCTACCGCCGGTGGAGTACCGGTTTTGATTCTGAAGGAAGGCTCATCGCAAACTAAAGGCCGCGATGCGCAAAAGAATAACATAACAGCCGCAAAGCTGGTTGCCGAGATAGTCAAGACAAGCCTTGGACCAAGAGGAATGGACAAGATGCTTGTGGATACTCTGGGCGACGTGACAATAACAAACGACGGAG